The DNA region TGGGACCATCCCCGCACGCGCGGGGAGCAGGCCGTCGGGGTCGTCGAGCATCGATGCGACGAGGGACCATCCCCGCACGCGCGGGGAGCAGGACCGCACGTCGGGAGCGTGAGGAGAGGGAGCGGGACCATCCCCGCACGCGCGGGGAGCAGGAGGAGAGCGTGAAGCCGGACGACACGGGGGTGGGACCATCCCCGCACGCGCGGGGAGCAGGCTGCCGACAACCGCCAGATGGCGCGCGGACTGGGACCATCCCCGCACGCGCGGGGAGCAGCTCCAGCTCCAGGCCATCGGCGCCGGCGGATGGGGACCATCCCCGCACGCGCGGGGAGCAGTTGCCTTTCTTGAGATCACCGCGAGCTACCTCGGGACCATCCCCGCACGCGCGGGGAGCAGACCAGGCTGACGAACTCCGCGCCCTCTCCGCCGGGACCATCCCCGCACGCGCGGGGAGCAGGAGCATGAGCATGGTCTTGCCGTAGCCGGGGAGGGACCATCCCCGCACGCGCGGGGAGCAGACTGCGTGACCAGCAAGTTTATCGACCCGGTTGGCCATTCTGAAGCACTTTCACCAACTCCGACATAGTGCGCAACCCAGCCAGAACTGCCCATCCGCAGCAGTCCAGAAGCGTCAGCCTAGTACTCCGACCGCGTGGGTTCACCGGTCTACTCATCGAGGCGCGCTGGATGTCCGGGGACATCCGTCCGGATACTAGATGATCGATTCCAAGGGGTCAGTGGTCGTAGGCGGTCAGTGAGCGTAGGACGGGCTGGCTGGTGTGGTCGTTGTGCCAGATCGCGGCGGTCAGCGCGAGGATACGCTGCATGACGCGGGCGATGACACCGCGGGGTGTGCGCCCGCGGTGCTGTTCGAGGTCGAGCTGGCCCTTGAAGGTCTCGTTGACCGACTCGATGACCTGCCGCAACGGCTTGAACAGGGGCGCTCCGGGCCGTTCCGGCTCGCCCTTGCGGGCCGGCCGCAGCAGCCGGATGTCCTGCTCGGCCAACTGGTGCTCGAAGGCGCGGCCGAAGTAGTGCTTGTCGCCGATCAGCGTCTGCCCGGCCCGGGCGGCGACCAGTTCCGGTTCGGCGGCGAGCAGGTCCAGCAGGGTCTCGCGTTCGTCGGCCTTGGCCCCGGTCAGGGCGAAGGCGATGGGCAGGCCCTGCAGGGTGCACACCAGGTGCAGGCGCAGGTCCCAGAAGAAGCGGCTGTGGCTGGCGCAGTACCCGTACTCGGCCCATCCGGCCAGGTCGGAGCGCTTGACGGTCTCGCGGGAGCGTCCGCACTCCACCGGCGTGGAGTCCACGATCCACACGTCATCACTCCATACAGAGGTGTCGGTTGCCAGCACCCGGGTCACCCGCCGCAACAGCTCGGTGGCCTTGCGTAGGCGCTTGTTGTAGCCGGGCTGCTTGGGCGGGTAGGGGAAGAGATGCCGCAGGTGGGCGCGGGCGTGGCGGAGCCACTTGGCCTCGGAGGTGAAGCCCAGCATGGCCTGCATCATCGCGAGCGTGACCAGCTCGGCATCGGTCAGTTGCGGGGCGATCCCGACCGCCGGACGCCAGGGCGCCAGGTGCGGTGAGTCCTTCAGCAGGTCGTCGGTCTTCACATAGAGTGCGGTGGCGAGGGAGTCCAACTCTGTCTTCACACACTGACGTTGGACTCCCTCCTTCCAACCCCTCGGGCGATTCTCTGGAACGGATCAGCATGTGGAGATCGATGGCCCGCGGACTCAGGCGCCCACGGTCCCGTCGACACCTTCACGCAGAAAGTCCGCGTGCCCGTTGTGGCGGCCGTACTCCAGAAGCACGTACACCATCACCATCCGCAGCGACACCTCCTCGCCCCTTCGTGGCTGATACCCGGCCTGGTCCAGGGACTCAGCCTCCCGCTCGATACGGCGCGAGTTCTCCACCTCGGCATCCCAGGCCACGAACGCCTCGTCCCTGGTCGACGCACTCGCGTCGTACGCTGCCTGAAAGTCGATCTTGTCAGACCAGACCATGGGCGCGTCGTTGTCCTCGAACACTCGACGGAACCAAGCACGCTCCACCTCCGCCATGTGCCGCACCAGACCGAGCAGCGAAAGCGTGGACGGCGGCATCGACTGCTGTCGCAGCTCCTCGTCGGTGAGCCCTTCGCACTTCATGGCGAGGGTCGCGCGGTGGTAGTCGAGGAAAGCCCGCAGCATGTCGCGTTCGCTGCCAAAACTGGGCGGTCCTATGCGGTTGTCGCTGGTCACTGGTTGTGCTCCTCATCCGTGCCTGCGTTGAGGGCCAGTATCTACTCCCGTCGGCTGTCCCCTACGAGGGCCGTCAACCGGACCTGATTGTTCCCTCGGAGGTCGCCGAACACAGGAACCGGAAAGGCTCATTGGATCCCGCAGCCGCAACTACCCCTTGGAATCGATCATCTAGTAGGGCTTTGGTAGGTACCCCGGATGGCCGGACACCGGTAGTGTTGTGATCTTCTGTCAGGTGTGACACCTGAGGAGATGGAAGAGGTCCGTCCGCGCCTGGAGGCGTTCGCGGCCCAGATGCTGGGACCCTTGGCCCGTCGGGACCAGCGGGCCAAGGGTGAGCTGTATCTGCGTGGGCTGATGCTGGACGGCAAGCGCAAGTCGATGCAGCCGATGGCCGAGCGTCTGGGCGTGGACCACCAGCAGCTCCAGCAGTTCGTCTCCTCCTCCACCTGGGACTACTCCAAGGTCCGGGAAAAGGTGGCGCGTTGGGCCGCGGCACACATTTCGCCCGAGGCGTACGCGATCGATGATGTCGGTTTCCCCAAGGACGGCTACGACTCGCCGGGGGTGGCGCGGATGTACTGCGGGGCGCTGGGCAAGCGGGGTAACTGCCAGGTCGGGGTCAGTGTGAACCTGGTCTCCGACCGTGCGTCCTCGGCCGTCGACTGGCGCCTGTTCCTGCCCGAGAGCTGGGACGACACCAAGCACGGCGAGGACCCGCTGCTGGCCGGGGCGATCCGGCGCCGCCGGGCCAGGGCGGGCGTCCCCGATGCGGCACGGCACCGGGAGAAGTGGCGCCTGGCCCTGGACATGCTGGATGAGGTCCGCGGGGACTGGGAGCTGCCGGACCTGCCGGTCGTCGCCGACGCCGGATACGGCGACGCCACGGGCTTTCGCGAGGGCCTGACCGAGCGCGGTCTGACCTACGCGGTCGCGGTCAAGGCCACCACGACCGCCCACCCGGGCGACGCGACGCTCCAGCGCCCGCCGTACTCCGGGCAGGGCCGCCCTCCCGTGTCCGCCTACCCCCACCCCCACACCACCCTGCGCGAACTTGCCCGGACAGCCGGACAGACGGCCACCCGCACCGTCACCTGGCGCCAGGGCAGCAAGACCACCAAGCGCAACCCGAACGCCGAGATGCGCTCGCAGTTCCTGGCCCTGCGGGTCCGCCCGGCCAACCGACACATCCGCCGAAACGCAGACGGCTCCCTTCCCGACTGCCGGCTGCTCGTCGAGTGGCCACCCGACTCCGCCGAACCAACCGACTACTGGCTCTCGACACTGCCCGCCGACACCCCACTGCGCGAGCTCGTCCGAATCGCCAAGATCCGCTGGCGAGTCGAGCACGACTACCGCGAGCTCAAGGACGGCCTCGGCCTGGACCACTTCGAGGGCCGCAACTACCTCGGCTGGCACCGCCACGTCACCCTCGCCTCCCTCGCCCAAGCCTTCTGCACAATGCTCAGGCTCGACCCAAAAGCCCCTGCGCCGGCCTGACCCTCTACGCGGTCCTCCGCGAACTCCAGGCCCTCCTGGCCACCTGGACCGGCGCCTGCTCGATATGCGGCCAACCCGCACCAAGACCCGACCCCCACCACAGGACCTAACAAAGCCCTACTAGAAGGTTGCTGAAAATGTTGGGTTCTGGCCCCGCTCCGGGTGGATTGGGGTCAGTCTTGTGTTCATGCAGGGGGAATGGGCTGGGGAGAGCGTTGGCGAGGACGTGTGGGAGTCGTGCCGGGAGTTGATCCCTGCCGGGAGCGTGTTCGCGTTTCTGGCCGAACATCGAGAGGTTCTCTTCCCCGGTGCCATGTTCGCGGACATGTATCCCTCGGTGAACGGGCGTCCTTCGCTGCCACCGCAGGTCCTGGCCGTCACGGTGGTGCTGCAGAGCCTGCACGGGCTCTCGGATTTCGAGACGGTGCAGGAGTTGCGCTGCGACCTGCGGTGGAAGGCCGCGTGCGGACTTGGGTTGCACGACACCGCCTTCGATCCGTCACTGTTGACCTATTTCCGCCGTCGGCTTCAGCGTTCCAGTGACCCGAACCGGTTGTTCGCCAAGGTCAGAGAGGTCGTCGCAGCCACCGGCGTGCTCAGGGGCAAGCATCGACGGGCGCTGGACTCCACCGTCCTGGACGACGCGGTGGCCACTCAGGACACCGTGACCCAGCTGATTGCCGCGATCCGCCGGGTGATCCGCGTGGTCCCCGGCGCCCAGCAGGTCGCCGACCAGTGGTGCACCGCCCACGATTACACCGACCCGGGCAAACCGAAGATCGCCTGGAACGACAAGCAGGCCCGCGCCGCTCTGATCGACGCCTTGGTCACCGACGCACTGAACCTGCTGGGCCGGCTGCCCGACCAGGAGCTGGGAGAAGCGGCGGCGCACGCGGTCGGCCTGCTCGCGCTAATCGCCGGGCAGGACGTGGAACCCGCCGACGGTTCCGACGGGCGGGACGGGCGGTGGCGCATCGCCCGGCGTACGGTCTATGACCGCACTGTTTCCACGGTCGATCCCGAGGCCCGGCACATCCACAAGAACCGCTCCCGCCACCAGGAAGGCTTCCGTGCCCATGTGGCGTTCGAGCCCGAGGAAGGACTGTTCACCGAGGTCGCCCTGACCGCCGGCAGCGGAGCCCACAATCACGAGGCCGCTGTCGCCCGGGACCTCCTCGCCCACGAGGAATCCCCGGTCACTGCCCTGGGCGATGCCGCTTACGGCACCGGCGAGTTACGCGAACACCTGCAAGAGCAGGGACACCACCTGGTCCTCAAGCCACCACCGCTGCGGCCGGCCGTCCCCGGCGGGTTCACCGCCGACGACTTCGACGTCGACACCACGAACGGCCAGGTCACCTGCCCGGCCGGACACACCGTCCTCCTCGGCCAGGTCCGCCAGGGCGGCGAACGCCAGGCCCAGTTCAAGAAACTGTGCGCCGACTGCCCGCTGCGGGAACACTGCACGAAGTCCAAGACCGGCCGGGTCTTCACCGTCCATGCCAAGTACGACCTGCTCAAGGCCGCCCGCGACGAGGCTGCCACCAGCAAGGACTGGCAAGCCGAGTACCGGCGGTGGCGGCCACCGGTCGAACGGGCCATCGCCTGGCTCGTCGCCAGGGGCAACCGCCGAGTGCCCTACCGCGGCGTCCTGAAGAACAACACCTGGCTCCACCACCGCGCAGCAGCCCTCAACCTCCGCCGGCTGATCCACCTCGGCCTCACCCGAACCGACAACACCTGGCACCTCATCCCCGCCACCGCATAGCGAAAAGGGGCCGCCCGGCCTGCGGCCGGACAGCCCCCCAACAAGATTTTCAGCAGCCTTCTAGGGGTGTCGCGGCAGAGCCTGTCCGCACGTGCAGGTTCATCGGCCAAGCGCAGAAGACGCAGCAGATCGTGCGGCGGGGCAGCACCAACTCGGTGCGCTTCCGGCGGGCCACACTCGGCCGGCCTTACGCCGTCATCAGCGCGTGCGCCCGACGCACCACCTCGGGGTCGTCGACGGTCAGTGTGCCGACATAGGCGCCCCTTCCATCCGTAGGCCGTCGTCCCGTACTGGTGTGGCCGGATCTCCGGCAAGACGTTGCGCACGTCGAAGGTTCACGGCACATTCTCGAACACGATCCGCATGTCTCGCGGGCTGGTGGTGAGGACTCACCCCGGGCACAGACACCATCGGCCGATTTCCTCGGCGGACGCGCCCACTGAGCAATGGCGCGCAGCCACCGACCAGAGATCAGGGGCCCGTCCTCCGTTGTCCCCTGCGACGGTCAGTGAACGGGGGAGCCGCTACCCCTGACCGTCGCCGTCCTCGATGTCCCGTTGGCCGGTGCCGTGGCCTCCGTTGTCCTCGCCGCCGTCCAGGCGCATGGTGCTCATCCGGTACATCTCGGGGTTCGCCGCTGATCCCTTTAGTTCACTGATCGACGCAGGCCATCCCCGCGTCGCTGTGCACTTGCAACCCACCCGACCGCCAACCGTCCAAGGGGACGGCCGGGTGGGGGTCTCGGCCCCGCCCCGGACGGCACTTGACCTGTCCAGATTTCGAAACGTCCGGGGCGGGGCGGGGGTGGAAAGGGCCGTCCTGCGCGGGGCGGGCTACCCGGGGAGGTATTCACCGCGCAGGACGGACCGGCTCAGGGGGTCGGTCGGCCGACGATGGCCAGACCGATGACGAGGCCGATGGAAACGAGGATCAGGAACGTGAACAGGGGGCCGGCCGCTCGGCCGATCGCTCGCCAGATCACGACTGCATCCAGGTGCGCCACGGCCGGGTGATGATCTCCCGGTAGGTGTGGTGACTGGGGTTGCCCCCGGAGTGGCGAAGCGCCCACTCCTGCGGTTCTTCCCAGTCCTCTGACCGCTCGGACCGCTCGCCGCACACCACGCACCGCATGGCGTAGGTGGTGGGCTCGGCGTCCGGCTCCCGGTCCGGGGTCAGCGTCCACTTCACGTGCCGGACGATGGCACGGGTCGCGCTCACACCCTGTTCCGGGAGTAGTAGTTGGCCAAGGCTGTACGGGCGCTGAGCAGCTCTATCGAGGTGAGGTCTCGGAGCTGCTCGGGGTCGACCTCCCAGCGCTCGTCACTGGAGACGGCCTGTAAGCGGACCGCGCCGTCATGCGTACGCTGCACGACTCCCACTCGGCCGGTCTCCGCGTCCCTCTTCACCGAACCGATCTCGACCAGAGGCTCAGCTTGTTCGTCACCAAACATGACGCCGACGTTACGCACGGTAGTGGACATCGGCCAGACGCAAGATGATGCACTTCTGCCAATGGGCCGTCAGAAGTGCATTGCCACAGTGCAGTTACACGTAAACGCCGAGGTGGGCGCCTACCTCGCGCATCTCGGTCGTGAGAGTCCTGCGCTTCTTCACGACCTCCTCGAAGGTGACGGCGGCGGACGCCTGGTGACGGAACCACTCGGGTGCGAGGTTCGCCAGGCGTGCGAGTTCCTCCATGGCTGCGGTCGGATCGCCCGAGCGGACCTGGGCCCGCGCAAGGTCGAGGTGGTAGCGGTTGCCGTCGTTGGTGCTCGGCCCCCCAAGTTGCTTCCAGTGCCTTTCCTGGAGAGTGGGGTCCTCCTTGGACTTCCGGATCACAGAGGGCGCGTCGCCCTCGATCATGTAGTCCTCAAGCTCCTTCATGGCGGCCGTGACGGGGCCGAACATCGACCAGTGCCGCAGCAGATTCTTGTGCGTCTTCCCCACCGCCTTCGCAGCGGTGCCGGCCGCCTTGCGGAGAGCCTTGGCTTCCTTCGGGCGGTTGTTCCGCGCTGCCGCAGCCGCCGCCTCCATCGCCAGGCCACCCCACGTCGAGTACTCGTCTGCGGTGGCTCCCATGATCTTCGGCTCGACGATGTCCATCGTCGTGACCGCGATGTGCTCGGCTTCGTCGAACCGCTCGGTCCGTACGAGCAGCCAGCACATCCCGCCGACCCCGGAGGCCGCCACGATGTTGTTCCCGGCCGCCTTGGCGTCCTCGATGGCGCCCCTGGCTGCCACATGGGCAAGGTCGAACTGGCGGATCTGTGTCAAATACCGCCCGACCAGGTTCAGAGCCCGTGAACGCTCCACCAGAGCGTTCGCACGCTCCTCGCCTGAGTCGTAGTAGGCCACCGCATCGTTCGCCGCCCTGATGAGCGTGGGCAGGTCGGCAGCGATGCTCTGATAGGTGTCGCCGAAGTACAGGACAGAGTTGTCGTACGTCATGCGGCTGAGACGGCGCAGGTCCGGTTCGTCACCCGCCGGGGCGCCGAGCGGGCCGAGGCTGAGCGCGGGCGTGAGCGCGATGCGCAGCTCGCGCAGGTTCTGACTGTTCGGATCGTCGTGCTTGACCGGCTGCGGAGGGCCGGCAGCCATCAGGTCCGAGGTCTTCACCTCCAGGACACGGGCGAGTGTATGGAGGGTTTCCATCCGCACGCCCGTGTGGCCCTGTTCAATCTTCCGGATCGGCCCGACCGAGACCCCGGCACGATGCGCGAGCTGCTCCTGACTGAGCCCTGCCGCGCGCCGGTAACGTCGTAGGTTGTCTGCGAGTTCTTCCGACATCTGCACCACCCTCTTTCGTCAGGGTAAGCCTTCCCCGGAAATGGCAAGTCCCCTTCGGGACCGGCCTGTAGAGGAGTTCGGGCACCAGATGAGTGAGTCCGCTGTTCGTACTCGCCTCGACCATGGCGAAGGGCGCCCGTCGGTTTGTGTGTGAAGACGAACCTGGGCGCCCTTCTGGCGTCGCTGTACGGGGTCACGTCGCGGACGGAGACGATCCACTCGTCCGCGTACCGCCGCGCCGCCTCCCCGGACGACCTCAACTGGTCGGCAGGGGCGGCCCCCGTGCCGCGCGGCGGCGACGGTACCTCCTCCCCCAGGCCCCCAGGCCGGCATCCCCGCGTGCGCGGGGAGCAGAAGACGTCCAGCTGGAGCTGACCGGCCGCCCCGGGACCATCCCCGCCGCGCGGGGAGCGGTGCCGGACTGCGTGGACCAGTCAATCAGTCAATCAGCCGGTCGTGCAGTCCCACGGTGAAGCAGTGACGCGGTCGCGGGCCGTCCCGCGTGCCCGCAGCTCCCTCAGTGGTTGCGGGGGAAGCCCAGGTCCACGCCCGCCGGGGCGTCCGCCGGGTCCGGCCAGCGGGTGGTGACCACCTTGCCTCGGGTGTAGAAGTGCACCCCGTCGTTGCCGTAGATGTGGTGGTCGCCGAAGAGGGAGTCCTTCCAGCCGCCGAAGGAGTGGTAGCCGACCGGGACCGGGATCGGGACGTTGACGCCGACCATGCCGGCCTCGATCTCCAACTGGAAGCGGCGGGCCGCGCCGCCGTCGCGGGTGAAGATCGCGGTGCCGTTGCCGAACGGCGAGGCGTTCATGAGGGCGACGCCCTCCTCGTACGTGTCCACGCGCAGCACGCACAGCACCGGGCCGAAGATCTCGTCGTGGTAGGCGTCGGAGTCCGTGGAGACGTGATCGAGGAGGGAGAGGCCGATCCAGTGGCCGTCCTCGAAGCCCTCGACGGTGAAGTCCGTGCCGTCCAGGACCACGTGCGCTCCTTGGGCGGCGGCACCCCTGACGTACGAGGCGACCTTGTCGCGGTGGGCGGCCGTGATCAGCGGGCCCATCTCGGAGGCGGGGTCGGTGCCGGGGCCGATCCTGACCGTCGCGGCGCGTTCCTTGATCCGGGTGACCAGCTCGTCGGCGACCGAACTCACGGCGACGACCACCGAGATGGCCATACAGCGCTCGCCGGCGGAACCGTAGGCGGCCGAGACCGCCGCGTCGGCGGCGGCGTCCAGGTCTGCGTCCGGCAGGACCAGCATGTGGTTCTTCGCGCCGCCGAGCGCCTGGACGCGCTTGCCGTTCGCGGAGGCGGTGGCGTGGATGTGGCGGGCGACCGGGGTGGAGCCGACGAAGGAGACGGCGGCGACGTCGGGGTGGCCCAGGAGGGCGTCCACGGCCACCCTGTCCCCGTGGACGACGTTGAGTACGCCGTCGGGCAGACCCGCCTCGGCGGCCAGTTCGGCCAGCAGGTTGGCGGCCGAGGGGTCCTTCTCGCTGGGCTTCAGTACGAAGGTGTTGCCGCACGCGACGGCCAGCGGGAACATCCACATCGGCACCATCGCCGGGAAGTTGAACGGAGTGATCCCCGCGACCACGCCGAGCGGCTGCCGGATCGAGGACACGTCCACCCGGCTGGAGACCTCGGTGGACAGCTCGCCCTTGAGCTGGGTGGTGATCCCGCAGGCCAGCTCCACGATCTCCAGACCGCGTGCCACCTCTCCGAGCGCGTCGGCGCGCACCTTGCCGTGCTCGGCGGTGATCAGCGCGGCGATCTCGTCCCGGTGGGCGTCCAGCAGCGCGCGGTACCGGAAGAGGACCGCCGTACGGGCGGAGAGGGAGGACGACCGCCAGGTCGTGTACGCGGCCTTGGCGGCGGCGACCGCCGCGTCCACCTCGTCCGGTGAGGCGAGGGCGACCTGGGTGGTGACGACGCCGGTCGCCGGATCGGTGACCGGACCGTAGGTGCCCGATGTGCCCTCGACGGTCTTGCCGGCGATCCAGTGGTGGAGGGTCTTCATGGCTGGACTCCTTCGGGTGTGGTGGCCGGATTGCGGAGCGGTGGGCGGTTCGGTTCGGTTCGGTTCGTTACGGGACGATGCGGGCGTTCAGCTGGTTCGTGCGGGGGGCCCGGGGCACCGGGGGTACGCGGATTCACAGATGGCGGCGGCGGGTCGTGCTCCGGCGGTCGTATTCCCTCCTGGCCTCGGCCGCCGCCGGCCGGCGTGCGGTCTCGGCCACGGGAACATCCCACCACGCCTGTGCCGGAGGGGGCCCCGACCCGGCGTCCGCCGTCGCGGTCTCGACGTGGACGCATGTGGGGCGGTCCGCGCCGCGTGCCTCGGCCAGGGCGTGGCGCAGGTCGCGTACGGTGCGGGCTCGCAGGACCCGCATGCCGAGCGAGGCGGCGTTGGCGGCGAGGTCGACGGGCAGCGGGAGGCCCGTGTAGCGGCCGTCCTGGTCCCGGTAGCGGTAGGCCGTGCCGAAGCGTTCGGCGCCCACGGACTCGGAGAGGCCGCCGATGGAGGCGTAGCCGTGGTTCTGGAGGATGACCAGCTTGACGGGCAGGGACTCCTGGACGGCGGTGACGATCTCGGTGGGGTTCATCAGGTACGTACCGTCGCCGACGAGCGCCCAGACCGGACGGCCGGGTGCGGCGAGCTGGACGCCCAGGGCGGCCGGGATCTCGTAGCCCATGCAGGAGTAGCCGTACTCGACGTGGTACTGGCGCGGGGAGCGGGCCCGCCACAGCTTGTGGAGGTCTCCGGGCAGCGAACCGGCCGCGTTGACGAGGATGTCGTCCTCGGTGACCAGGGCGTCCAGCAGCCCGACGACCTGGGCCTGGGTGGGGCGGGCGTCCTCGTCGGGGGCGGCGAACGCGGCGTCCACGCGCCGCTCCCAGCGGGCCTTGGCGTCGGTGTACTCCGTCTCGTAGCAGGCCCCCACCCGGTACGCGCGTGATTCGAGTGCCGCGCCGAGCTCTTCCAGGCAGGTACGGGCGTCGCCGACGAGTGGGAGGGCGGCGAGTTTGTGGGCGTCGAAGCCGGTGATGTTGAGGTTGAGGAAGCGGACGCCCGGGGCGGCGAAGAGGGTGCCGGAGGCGGTGGTGAAGTCGGTGTGGCGGGTGCCGACGCCGATCACCAGGTCCGCGTCGCGGGCGAGGTCGTCGGCGGTGGCGGTGCCGGTGTGCCCGATGCCGCCGACGTCTGCCGGGTGGTCGTGGCGCAGCGAGCCCTTGCCCGCCTGGGTGGAGGCGACGGGGATGCGAGTGGAGGCGGCGAAGGCGGCGAGGGTCTCCTCGGCGGCGCTGTGGTGGACGCCTCCACCCGCGACGACCAGGGGGCGGCGCGCGGCGCGTACGGCCCGGACCGCCTGCTCCAGTTCGTACGGGTCGGGCGCGGGCCTGCGTACGTGCCAGACGCGCTCGGCGAAGAACTCCGCCGGCCAGTCGTACGCCTCGGCCTGCACGTCCTGGGGCAGGGCGAGCGTGACCGCTCCGGTGGCCGCCGGGTCGGTGAGTGTCCGCATCGCCTGGAGCGCGGCCGGGATCAGCGCCTCGGGGCGGGTGATCCGGTCGAAGTACCGGGAGACGGGGCGCAGGCAGTCGTTGACCGAGACATCCCCGGTGTGCGGCACTTCGAGCTGCTGGAGCACCGGGTCGGCGGGCCGGGTCGCGAAGGTGTCACCGGGGAGCAGCAGGACGGGGAGATGGTTGACGGTGGCGAGGGCGGCGCCGGTGACGAGGTTGGTGGCGCCGGGGCCGATGGAGGTGGTGACGGCGTGTGCGGAGAGGCGGCCGGACTGGCGGGCGTATCCCACGGCGGCGTGGACCATGGCCTGTTCGCTGCGGCCCTGGAGGTAGGGCATCGCGGGGCCCGCCTCGACGAGCGCCTGACCGATGCCGGCGACGTTGCCGTGGCCGAAGATGCCCCAGGTGGCCTGGATCAGCCGGTGGCGGAGGCCGTCACGCTCGGTGTACTGCCGGGCCAGGAAGGCGATCAGGGCCTGGGCGGTGGTGAGCCTGCGGGTGGGGGTGGGCGACGACGCGGGGGTGGGTGCGGATGCGGGTGCGGGATCGTGCGACGGTTCGGTCACCGGGCGGCCTCCGGGGCCTCGGGGGTGTTCGGCTCCCCCTGTGGGGCCTCGGGCGGGGCCTCGGGGTCCGGGGGCGGACCGTACAGCGGCAGTCGGGGGTCGGTGGGCAGGCCGGGCCAGGTGTCGCGGATCCAGCGGTGGTCGGGGTGGTCGCGGATCAGCCACGCGCGTTCCTCGCCGGGGCCCGCCATCACGTTCAGGTAGTAGAGGGTGCGGCCGGGCGGGGCGATGGACGGACCGTGCCAGCCGTCGGGGATGAGGACCGCGTCCCCGGTGGCGACTTCGGCGAGGACGTCCGTGCCGCCCGCTCGGGACGGTGACACCCGGTGGTAGCCCAGGCCGTCGTCCTCGACCTCGAAGTAGTAGATCTCCTCCAGTTCGCACTCGACGCCCGGGTGGTGCTCGTCGTGCTTGTGCGGCGGGTACGAGGACCAGTTGCCCCCGGGGGTCAGCACCTCGACGGCGATGAGGCGGTCACAGGCGAAGGTGTCGGCGGCCGCGAAGTTGTTGACCTGCCGTGAGCAGGTCCCCGATCCGCGTAGTTCCACCGGTAC from Streptomyces sp. NBC_01754 includes:
- a CDS encoding IS701 family transposase; this translates as MTPEEMEEVRPRLEAFAAQMLGPLARRDQRAKGELYLRGLMLDGKRKSMQPMAERLGVDHQQLQQFVSSSTWDYSKVREKVARWAAAHISPEAYAIDDVGFPKDGYDSPGVARMYCGALGKRGNCQVGVSVNLVSDRASSAVDWRLFLPESWDDTKHGEDPLLAGAIRRRRARAGVPDAARHREKWRLALDMLDEVRGDWELPDLPVVADAGYGDATGFREGLTERGLTYAVAVKATTTAHPGDATLQRPPYSGQGRPPVSAYPHPHTTLRELARTAGQTATRTVTWRQGSKTTKRNPNAEMRSQFLALRVRPANRHIRRNADGSLPDCRLLVEWPPDSAEPTDYWLSTLPADTPLRELVRIAKIRWRVEHDYRELKDGLGLDHFEGRNYLGWHRHVTLASLAQAFCTMLRLDPKAPAPA
- a CDS encoding DinB family protein, translating into MTSDNRIGPPSFGSERDMLRAFLDYHRATLAMKCEGLTDEELRQQSMPPSTLSLLGLVRHMAEVERAWFRRVFEDNDAPMVWSDKIDFQAAYDASASTRDEAFVAWDAEVENSRRIEREAESLDQAGYQPRRGEEVSLRMVMVYVLLEYGRHNGHADFLREGVDGTVGA
- a CDS encoding DUF7848 domain-containing protein, which gives rise to MSATRAIVRHVKWTLTPDREPDAEPTTYAMRCVVCGERSERSEDWEEPQEWALRHSGGNPSHHTYREIITRPWRTWMQS
- a CDS encoding IS1182 family transposase, whose amino-acid sequence is MQGEWAGESVGEDVWESCRELIPAGSVFAFLAEHREVLFPGAMFADMYPSVNGRPSLPPQVLAVTVVLQSLHGLSDFETVQELRCDLRWKAACGLGLHDTAFDPSLLTYFRRRLQRSSDPNRLFAKVREVVAATGVLRGKHRRALDSTVLDDAVATQDTVTQLIAAIRRVIRVVPGAQQVADQWCTAHDYTDPGKPKIAWNDKQARAALIDALVTDALNLLGRLPDQELGEAAAHAVGLLALIAGQDVEPADGSDGRDGRWRIARRTVYDRTVSTVDPEARHIHKNRSRHQEGFRAHVAFEPEEGLFTEVALTAGSGAHNHEAAVARDLLAHEESPVTALGDAAYGTGELREHLQEQGHHLVLKPPPLRPAVPGGFTADDFDVDTTNGQVTCPAGHTVLLGQVRQGGERQAQFKKLCADCPLREHCTKSKTGRVFTVHAKYDLLKAARDEAATSKDWQAEYRRWRPPVERAIAWLVARGNRRVPYRGVLKNNTWLHHRAAALNLRRLIHLGLTRTDNTWHLIPATA
- a CDS encoding IS982 family transposase — protein: MKTELDSLATALYVKTDDLLKDSPHLAPWRPAVGIAPQLTDAELVTLAMMQAMLGFTSEAKWLRHARAHLRHLFPYPPKQPGYNKRLRKATELLRRVTRVLATDTSVWSDDVWIVDSTPVECGRSRETVKRSDLAGWAEYGYCASHSRFFWDLRLHLVCTLQGLPIAFALTGAKADERETLLDLLAAEPELVAARAGQTLIGDKHYFGRAFEHQLAEQDIRLLRPARKGEPERPGAPLFKPLRQVIESVNETFKGQLDLEQHRGRTPRGVIARVMQRILALTAAIWHNDHTSQPVLRSLTAYDH
- a CDS encoding CoA-acylating methylmalonate-semialdehyde dehydrogenase, whose amino-acid sequence is MKTLHHWIAGKTVEGTSGTYGPVTDPATGVVTTQVALASPDEVDAAVAAAKAAYTTWRSSSLSARTAVLFRYRALLDAHRDEIAALITAEHGKVRADALGEVARGLEIVELACGITTQLKGELSTEVSSRVDVSSIRQPLGVVAGITPFNFPAMVPMWMFPLAVACGNTFVLKPSEKDPSAANLLAELAAEAGLPDGVLNVVHGDRVAVDALLGHPDVAAVSFVGSTPVARHIHATASANGKRVQALGGAKNHMLVLPDADLDAAADAAVSAAYGSAGERCMAISVVVAVSSVADELVTRIKERAATVRIGPGTDPASEMGPLITAAHRDKVASYVRGAAAQGAHVVLDGTDFTVEGFEDGHWIGLSLLDHVSTDSDAYHDEIFGPVLCVLRVDTYEEGVALMNASPFGNGTAIFTRDGGAARRFQLEIEAGMVGVNVPIPVPVGYHSFGGWKDSLFGDHHIYGNDGVHFYTRGKVVTTRWPDPADAPAGVDLGFPRNH
- a CDS encoding helix-turn-helix domain-containing protein, producing the protein MSEELADNLRRYRRAAGLSQEQLAHRAGVSVGPIRKIEQGHTGVRMETLHTLARVLEVKTSDLMAAGPPQPVKHDDPNSQNLRELRIALTPALSLGPLGAPAGDEPDLRRLSRMTYDNSVLYFGDTYQSIAADLPTLIRAANDAVAYYDSGEERANALVERSRALNLVGRYLTQIRQFDLAHVAARGAIEDAKAAGNNIVAASGVGGMCWLLVRTERFDEAEHIAVTTMDIVEPKIMGATADEYSTWGGLAMEAAAAAARNNRPKEAKALRKAAGTAAKAVGKTHKNLLRHWSMFGPVTAAMKELEDYMIEGDAPSVIRKSKEDPTLQERHWKQLGGPSTNDGNRYHLDLARAQVRSGDPTAAMEELARLANLAPEWFRHQASAAVTFEEVVKKRRTLTTEMREVGAHLGVYV